A DNA window from Streptomyces asoensis contains the following coding sequences:
- a CDS encoding response regulator, with product MTVAPVRLLLADDHPVVRAGLRAVLETEPGLVVAAEAATAEDAVARAAVGDVDVVLMDLQFGKGMGGAEATALITAGPAAPRVLIVTTYDSDADILPAIEAGATGYVLKDAPPEDLAAAVRTAADGRTTLSPTVADRLMNRLRTPGTALTRRETEVLALVAEGLSNQAVGDRLHLTEGTVKSHLARVYAKLDVDSRTAAVATATDLGLIRR from the coding sequence GTGACCGTCGCTCCCGTCCGCCTGCTCCTGGCGGACGACCACCCTGTCGTACGGGCGGGGCTGCGCGCCGTGCTGGAGACCGAGCCGGGTCTCGTCGTCGCGGCCGAAGCGGCCACCGCCGAGGACGCCGTCGCCCGCGCCGCGGTGGGCGATGTCGACGTGGTGCTCATGGACCTTCAGTTCGGCAAGGGCATGGGCGGCGCCGAAGCCACCGCCCTGATCACGGCAGGACCGGCAGCGCCTCGCGTGCTGATCGTCACCACCTACGACTCCGACGCCGACATCCTGCCCGCCATCGAGGCCGGGGCCACCGGCTACGTCCTCAAGGACGCCCCGCCCGAGGACCTCGCCGCCGCCGTACGCACCGCCGCCGACGGACGCACCACGTTGTCGCCCACGGTCGCCGACCGGCTGATGAACCGGCTGCGCACCCCGGGAACCGCCCTGACCCGGCGCGAGACCGAGGTGCTCGCCCTGGTCGCCGAAGGTCTGTCCAACCAGGCCGTGGGCGACCGGCTGCATCTGACCGAGGGCACCGTGAAGTCCCATCTGGCCCGCGTCTACGCCAAGTTGGACGTCGACTCGCGCACCGCCGCCGTCGCCACCGCCACCGACCTGGGCCTCATCCGTCGCTGA
- a CDS encoding GNAT family N-acetyltransferase has product MRSDVTLHPLDRARLQDLLHAAVEDADPLEVMPPVPGPGGWTTERRSAFVRFHESRSLSAHPVETTFVIAVSGRVVGAARLCPVEDRDGTVEAGVWIGRSHRGTGVGSAVLELLLDRARASGCDEVYVSTTPQNSAVRALMAGIGTELVADGDELVGRVRLTS; this is encoded by the coding sequence ATGCGATCCGACGTCACGCTGCACCCCCTCGACCGCGCCCGCCTCCAGGATCTGCTGCACGCCGCCGTCGAGGACGCCGATCCGCTCGAGGTGATGCCGCCCGTGCCGGGGCCGGGCGGATGGACGACCGAGCGCCGGTCGGCGTTCGTGCGCTTCCACGAGTCGCGGTCGCTGTCGGCGCATCCGGTGGAGACCACCTTCGTCATCGCCGTGTCCGGGCGCGTCGTGGGAGCGGCACGGCTGTGCCCGGTGGAGGACCGGGACGGGACGGTCGAGGCCGGGGTGTGGATCGGACGGTCCCACCGGGGCACCGGCGTGGGCTCCGCCGTGCTGGAGCTTCTGCTGGACCGGGCCCGCGCGAGCGGGTGCGATGAGGTCTATGTGAGCACGACGCCGCAGAACAGCGCGGTGCGGGCTCTCATGGCCGGCATCGGGACGGAGCTCGTTGCCGACGGCGACGAACTCGTGGGGCGCGTGCGTCTGACGAGCTGA
- a CDS encoding vWA domain-containing protein, translated as MDTVQGKASAIGLSKVQASAPDLVSLYKAAGSSVRAHGLEGVRAAVYLVLDRSGSMRPYYKDGTMQHFGEQVLSLSAHLDDDGTVPVVFFSTDVDGSTDLRLGGHRGRIDKLHENLGHMGRTNYHWAMDEVIDHYLVSGSDDPALVIFQTDGGPTSRFAAERYLCKAARLPLFWQFVGFGDPDDNEFAFLRRLDDLAAPGHRVVDNAGFFHAGRDPRAVSDDLLYDRLLQEFPTWLSSARAAEVLR; from the coding sequence ATGGACACGGTGCAGGGCAAGGCATCCGCGATCGGTCTGTCCAAGGTGCAGGCGAGTGCTCCGGATCTGGTGAGCCTCTACAAGGCGGCCGGGTCCAGCGTGCGCGCGCACGGTCTGGAGGGGGTGCGTGCCGCGGTGTATCTCGTGCTGGACCGCTCGGGTTCGATGCGGCCGTACTACAAGGACGGCACCATGCAGCACTTCGGTGAGCAGGTCCTCTCCCTGTCCGCTCACCTCGACGACGACGGCACGGTGCCGGTGGTGTTCTTCTCCACCGACGTCGACGGATCCACCGACCTCAGGCTCGGCGGCCATCGTGGCCGCATCGACAAGCTGCACGAGAACCTCGGTCACATGGGCCGGACGAACTACCACTGGGCCATGGACGAAGTCATCGACCACTATCTGGTCTCCGGCAGCGACGACCCGGCCCTGGTGATCTTCCAGACCGACGGCGGGCCCACCAGCAGGTTCGCCGCGGAACGGTACCTGTGCAAGGCGGCTCGCCTGCCGCTGTTCTGGCAGTTCGTCGGGTTCGGCGACCCCGACGACAACGAGTTCGCCTTTCTCCGCCGACTCGACGACCTGGCCGCACCCGGACACCGCGTCGTCGACAACGCGGGCTTCTTCCATGCCGGCCGTGATCCACGCGCCGTGAGCGACGATCTGCTCTACGACCGGCTCCTCCAGGAGTTCCCCACCTGGCTTTCGTCGGCTCGCGCCGCGGAGGTGCTGCGGTGA
- a CDS encoding cytochrome P450 family protein: MTDPMKDPRFLQDPYPAYAAIRSTCPVQPVPGPDGHIGYLVTGYTEAREALGDARLSKDTAAFFAGKTSRRRLHPAVAHTMLASDPPRHTRLRALVTKAFTTGAVTRLRPFIARVTDELLDRWPVGEPFDLVDGLAAPLPVLVICELLGVPEEDRADVRRWSAQLFTAGEPEVIDAASHAVAGYMTDLIAAKRREPGDCLLDRLIRARDAEDRLSEDELVSLAALLLVAGHETTTDFLANAVLALLRHPAELDGLRSDPREVPGALDELLRFDSPVSTATFRFTTEALGLGGIDIPAGVPVLVALGAADRDPRRFPEPDRLDLDRDASAHLAFGHGIHRCVGAPLARAETEIALRAVLTRFPTIRLAVTPDQLAWRRTRLLRGPAALPVLV; this comes from the coding sequence ATGACCGATCCGATGAAAGATCCCCGCTTCCTCCAGGATCCCTATCCCGCCTACGCGGCCATACGTTCCACCTGCCCGGTGCAGCCCGTGCCCGGGCCGGACGGACACATCGGCTACCTGGTCACCGGCTACACGGAGGCCAGGGAGGCGCTCGGCGACGCGCGGCTGTCGAAGGACACGGCCGCGTTCTTCGCGGGCAAGACGTCCCGGCGACGCCTGCACCCTGCGGTGGCGCACACCATGCTGGCCAGCGACCCGCCCCGGCACACTCGCCTGCGCGCGCTGGTGACCAAGGCGTTCACGACGGGTGCCGTCACACGGCTGCGCCCGTTCATCGCCCGCGTCACCGACGAACTGCTGGACCGATGGCCCGTGGGCGAACCCTTCGACCTGGTGGACGGCCTGGCGGCGCCCCTGCCGGTCCTCGTGATCTGCGAACTCCTCGGCGTACCGGAGGAGGACCGGGCCGACGTCCGGCGTTGGTCCGCGCAGTTGTTCACGGCCGGAGAGCCCGAGGTCATCGACGCGGCCTCGCATGCCGTAGCCGGCTACATGACGGACCTCATCGCCGCCAAGCGCCGGGAGCCCGGTGACTGTCTACTGGACCGGCTCATCCGCGCCCGCGACGCGGAGGATCGGCTGAGCGAGGACGAACTGGTCTCCCTGGCCGCGCTGTTGCTCGTCGCGGGACACGAGACCACCACCGACTTCCTCGCGAACGCCGTGCTGGCGCTGTTGCGACACCCCGCCGAACTCGACGGGCTGCGCAGCGATCCGCGCGAGGTGCCGGGCGCGCTGGACGAACTGCTCCGGTTCGACTCCCCTGTCAGCACCGCCACGTTCCGTTTCACCACGGAGGCCCTCGGTCTCGGTGGCATCGACATCCCGGCCGGTGTCCCGGTGCTGGTCGCGCTGGGTGCCGCCGATCGCGATCCGAGGCGGTTCCCGGAGCCGGACCGGCTCGACCTGGACCGGGACGCCTCCGCTCATCTCGCCTTCGGTCACGGCATCCACCGCTGTGTCGGCGCGCCCCTGGCCAGGGCAGAGACGGAGATCGCCCTGCGAGCGGTCCTCACCCGGTTCCCCACGATCCGGCTCGCCGTGACCCCGGACCAACTGGCGTGGCGCCGCACCCGTCTCCTACGCGGACCGGCCGCACTACCGGTCCTGGTGTGA
- a CDS encoding ABC transporter permease, translating into MFVAWRDLRFAKGRFALMGSVIVLITLLVGLLSGLTAGLGRENVSAITGLPADRIAFQAPDGGRDLSYADSTVTEAQWEQWSEAPGVESAEPLGIATAKGAAGERSAALSVFGVRPGSRLAPDGDRIGGGAVVLSAAAADDLAVHVGDLLTVAGRRLHVAAVSGDASFSHTPVVWADLDVWRRIAPPSDGEKGPTATVIALATTSAADIRTTDERTGTRTVSTGDSLSAIGSYTSENGSLQLMRALLFAISALVVGAFFTVWTVQRGGDVAVLKALGASTAALLKDALGQAVVLLAGGTLLGTGIAAAVGALVAGSDVPFLLTPATVLIPAAVMIVLGLSGAALSIRRITSVDPLTALGSAR; encoded by the coding sequence GTGTTCGTCGCGTGGAGAGACCTGAGGTTCGCCAAGGGGCGTTTCGCCCTGATGGGGAGCGTCATCGTATTGATCACCCTGCTGGTCGGGCTGCTGTCCGGACTGACGGCCGGGCTGGGCCGGGAGAACGTCTCGGCGATCACGGGGCTGCCCGCCGACAGGATCGCGTTCCAGGCTCCCGACGGCGGCCGGGACCTGTCGTACGCGGACTCCACCGTCACCGAGGCGCAGTGGGAGCAGTGGTCCGAGGCGCCGGGTGTCGAGAGCGCCGAGCCGCTGGGGATCGCCACGGCCAAGGGCGCCGCCGGGGAGCGGAGCGCCGCTCTGTCCGTGTTCGGCGTCCGGCCGGGCTCCCGCCTCGCACCGGACGGCGACCGGATCGGCGGCGGTGCGGTGGTCCTGTCCGCCGCGGCCGCCGACGACCTCGCCGTGCACGTCGGCGATCTCCTCACGGTGGCAGGCCGACGGCTTCACGTGGCTGCCGTCTCGGGCGACGCCTCCTTCAGCCACACCCCCGTGGTCTGGGCGGACCTGGACGTCTGGCGGAGGATCGCGCCGCCCTCCGACGGCGAGAAGGGCCCCACGGCCACCGTCATCGCCCTGGCCACCACCTCGGCCGCCGACATCCGGACCACCGACGAGCGGACCGGCACCAGGACGGTGTCCACCGGCGACTCGCTGTCCGCCATCGGTTCCTACACCTCCGAGAACGGCTCCCTGCAACTGATGCGCGCTCTTCTCTTCGCCATCTCCGCCCTCGTCGTCGGGGCCTTCTTCACCGTGTGGACCGTCCAGCGCGGCGGCGACGTCGCCGTCCTCAAGGCCCTGGGCGCCTCCACCGCGGCTCTCCTCAAGGACGCACTGGGCCAGGCGGTCGTCCTGCTCGCGGGCGGCACGCTGCTCGGCACCGGCATCGCCGCCGCCGTGGGGGCTCTGGTGGCCGGGTCGGACGTGCCGTTCCTCCTCACGCCCGCCACCGTCCTGATCCCGGCGGCGGTGATGATCGTCCTCGGTCTGTCGGGAGCCGCCCTGTCCATCCGCCGCATCACCTCCGTCGACCCGCTGACCGCTCTGGGGAGCGCACGATGA
- a CDS encoding SCO4402 family protein has product MIDHGIALPHYRLHVVPAVVALASPTWQREVWLDPDQFEDLNYIVHVLFDDFCDADNPSPWLGQCLRSEEEVELMAGVGTAYSAVQKSVGAAARDEACLVSPGWSAVVAAAARLAQVLVSNDLSALSKLHDAGYRWPLGAESLASETDDPHGES; this is encoded by the coding sequence GTGATTGATCACGGTATTGCTCTGCCCCACTATCGCCTCCATGTTGTTCCTGCCGTCGTGGCCCTGGCCAGCCCGACATGGCAGCGAGAGGTGTGGCTCGATCCGGATCAGTTCGAGGACCTCAACTACATCGTGCATGTGCTCTTCGACGACTTCTGCGATGCGGACAACCCGTCGCCCTGGCTGGGGCAGTGCCTACGCAGCGAGGAGGAAGTTGAGCTGATGGCAGGGGTTGGTACCGCCTACAGCGCGGTGCAGAAGTCGGTCGGCGCCGCTGCGCGCGACGAGGCTTGTCTGGTCTCACCGGGCTGGTCCGCTGTCGTCGCCGCAGCGGCCCGGTTGGCTCAGGTGCTGGTGTCCAATGATCTCTCGGCGTTGAGCAAGCTGCATGACGCCGGCTACCGCTGGCCGCTCGGCGCCGAGTCGCTTGCGTCCGAGACGGATGACCCGCACGGCGAATCATGA
- a CDS encoding PadR family transcriptional regulator, with product MALEHAILVSLLEKPGSGYELARRFERSIGYFWTATHQQIYRVLKRMEADGWVDVRDVPQYGRPDKKEYSVTAPGRGALSAWLHEPTEPESVRHDLAVKIRGAAFDDPAALIGEVERHRQAHTDRLAHYLAGEVRDFAEPAADGPRDLERELQHVVLRGGIAYERMMLAWLDDVLATLARLDPGH from the coding sequence ATGGCACTCGAGCACGCGATCCTCGTCTCCCTGCTGGAGAAACCGGGGTCGGGGTATGAGCTGGCCCGGCGGTTCGAGCGGTCCATCGGGTACTTCTGGACCGCCACGCACCAGCAGATCTACCGCGTGCTCAAGCGCATGGAGGCCGACGGCTGGGTCGACGTCCGCGACGTCCCGCAGTACGGGCGTCCGGACAAGAAGGAATACTCCGTCACCGCGCCCGGCCGCGGCGCGCTCTCCGCGTGGCTCCACGAACCGACCGAGCCCGAGAGCGTCCGGCACGACCTGGCGGTGAAGATCCGGGGCGCCGCCTTCGACGACCCGGCCGCTCTGATCGGCGAGGTCGAGCGGCACCGGCAGGCCCACACGGACCGCCTCGCCCACTACCTCGCCGGCGAGGTCCGTGACTTCGCCGAGCCCGCTGCCGACGGCCCGCGCGACCTCGAACGCGAACTCCAGCACGTCGTGCTGCGCGGCGGCATCGCCTACGAACGCATGATGCTCGCCTGGCTCGACGACGTCCTCGCCACACTCGCCCGCCTCGACCCCGGTCACTGA
- a CDS encoding acyl-CoA dehydrogenase family protein has translation MTDALLFNPRTYDPAHFDPETRRLLRAIVDWFEERGKRRLIEDYRSRAWLGDFLAFAAKEGLFATFLTPASASADGAGDKRWDTARIAALNEILGFYGLDYWYAWQVTILGLGPVWQSDNADARARAAELLTQGEVFAFGLSEKTHGADIYSTDMLLEPDGRGGFRATGSKYYIGNGNAAGLVSVFGRRTDVEGPDGYVFFAADSRHEAYHLVKNVVDSSKYVSEFRLEDYPVAPQDVLHTGRGAFDAALNTVNVGKFNLCTASIGICEHAMYEAVTHAQNRVLYGRPVTAFPHVRRELTDAYVRLVGMKLFSDRAVDYFRTAGPDDRRYLLFNPMTKMKVTTEGEKVIDLMWDVIAAKGFEKDNYFAQAAVEIRGLPKLEGTVHVNLALILKFMRNHLLDPVAYEPVPTRLDAADDTFLFRQGPARGLGSVRFHDWRPAFDAYAHLPNVSRFREQADALCEFVRTAAPDEAQSRDLDLLLAVGQLFALVVHGQLVLEQAALTGVEADVLDELFAVLVRDFSAHAVELHGKDSATEEQQLWALGAVRRPAVDGARSERVWQRVEALSGAYEMMP, from the coding sequence GTGACCGACGCGCTGCTGTTCAACCCGCGGACCTACGATCCCGCGCACTTCGACCCGGAGACCCGCAGGCTGCTGCGCGCCATCGTCGACTGGTTCGAGGAGCGGGGCAAGCGCCGACTCATCGAGGACTACCGCAGCCGCGCCTGGCTCGGCGACTTCCTGGCCTTCGCCGCGAAGGAGGGCCTCTTCGCGACGTTCCTCACGCCCGCCTCCGCCTCGGCGGACGGCGCGGGCGACAAGCGCTGGGACACCGCCCGCATCGCCGCACTCAATGAGATCCTCGGCTTCTACGGCCTCGACTACTGGTACGCCTGGCAGGTCACCATCCTCGGTCTCGGCCCCGTCTGGCAGAGCGACAACGCCGACGCCCGTGCCCGCGCCGCCGAACTGCTCACTCAGGGCGAGGTGTTCGCCTTCGGCCTGTCCGAGAAGACTCACGGCGCCGACATCTACTCCACCGACATGCTTCTGGAGCCCGACGGCCGGGGCGGCTTCCGGGCCACCGGCTCCAAGTACTACATCGGCAACGGCAACGCCGCAGGTCTCGTCTCCGTCTTCGGCCGTCGCACCGACGTCGAGGGCCCCGACGGCTACGTCTTCTTCGCCGCCGACAGCCGCCACGAGGCGTACCACCTCGTCAAGAACGTCGTCGACTCCTCGAAGTACGTGAGCGAGTTCCGTCTCGAGGACTACCCGGTGGCGCCGCAGGACGTGCTGCACACCGGCCGCGGTGCCTTCGACGCCGCCCTGAACACCGTCAACGTCGGCAAGTTCAACCTGTGCACCGCCTCGATCGGCATCTGCGAGCACGCGATGTACGAGGCCGTCACCCACGCGCAGAACCGCGTGCTCTACGGCCGCCCGGTCACCGCTTTCCCGCACGTGCGCAGGGAGCTGACCGACGCCTACGTACGGCTGGTCGGCATGAAGCTGTTCAGCGACCGCGCCGTCGACTACTTCCGCACCGCGGGCCCCGACGACCGCCGCTACCTCCTCTTCAACCCGATGACGAAGATGAAGGTGACCACCGAGGGCGAGAAGGTCATCGACCTGATGTGGGACGTCATCGCGGCCAAGGGCTTCGAGAAGGACAACTACTTCGCCCAGGCCGCCGTCGAGATCCGCGGCCTGCCGAAGCTGGAGGGCACCGTCCACGTCAACCTGGCGCTGATCCTGAAGTTCATGCGCAACCACCTGCTGGACCCCGTCGCCTACGAGCCCGTCCCGACCCGCCTCGACGCGGCCGACGACACCTTCCTGTTCCGCCAGGGGCCGGCCCGCGGCCTTGGATCGGTGCGCTTCCACGACTGGCGGCCGGCCTTCGACGCGTACGCCCACCTGCCCAACGTCTCCCGGTTCCGTGAACAGGCCGACGCACTGTGCGAGTTCGTACGCACGGCCGCTCCCGACGAGGCGCAGAGCCGGGACCTCGACCTGCTCCTCGCCGTCGGTCAGCTCTTCGCGCTCGTCGTCCACGGACAGCTCGTCCTGGAACAGGCGGCCCTGACCGGCGTCGAGGCGGACGTCCTCGACGAACTGTTCGCCGTCCTCGTACGCGACTTCTCCGCGCACGCCGTCGAGCTGCACGGCAAGGACTCCGCGACCGAGGAGCAGCAGCTCTGGGCACTCGGCGCCGTCCGCCGCCCGGCGGTCGACGGGGCGCGTTCGGAGCGCGTCTGGCAGCGTGTCGAGGCGCTGTCGGGGGCGTACGAGATGATGCCCTGA
- a CDS encoding ABC transporter ATP-binding protein, which yields MSLILTDVTLTYPDGDSRLTALSGVSLEVPRGSVTAVVGPSGSGKSSLLAVAATLIRPDSGTVTLDGARVTGLSRGELTALRRRGIGIVFQQPNLLPSLTAAEQLQVMARIDGRSARAARDRARELLDAVGLADRADRRPHELSGGQRQRVNIARALMNEPTLLLVDEPTSALDHERGSSVIDLIARLTRRRGTATVVVTHDHTHLTAADRVAEIHDGRLRLRAERG from the coding sequence ATGAGCTTGATCCTGACCGACGTCACCCTCACCTACCCCGACGGTGACTCACGCCTCACCGCCCTCAGCGGGGTCAGCCTGGAGGTGCCCAGGGGCAGCGTGACGGCCGTGGTCGGACCGTCCGGTTCGGGCAAGTCCAGCCTGCTGGCCGTCGCCGCCACCCTGATCCGTCCGGACTCCGGGACCGTCACCCTCGACGGGGCCCGCGTCACCGGCCTGTCCCGCGGCGAACTGACCGCTCTGCGCCGCCGCGGGATCGGCATCGTCTTCCAGCAGCCCAACCTGCTGCCGTCCCTGACGGCGGCCGAGCAACTCCAGGTCATGGCCCGGATCGACGGTCGCAGCGCCCGCGCCGCGCGGGACCGGGCGAGGGAACTGCTCGACGCGGTCGGCCTCGCGGACCGGGCCGACCGGCGGCCCCACGAGCTCTCCGGCGGCCAGCGTCAGCGCGTCAACATCGCCCGCGCCCTGATGAACGAGCCCACCCTCCTCCTCGTGGACGAGCCCACCAGCGCCCTCGACCACGAGCGCGGGAGCAGTGTGATCGACCTGATCGCCCGGCTCACCCGGCGGCGCGGCACCGCGACCGTCGTGGTCACCCACGACCACACCCACCTCACCGCCGCCGACCGTGTCGCCGAGATCCATGACGGGCGCCTGCGTCTGCGCGCGGAGCGCGGCTGA
- a CDS encoding maleylpyruvate isomerase family mycothiol-dependent enzyme produces the protein MNSSDRTARPVHGPAAVDHRAAVAAETARFVAALEDADLTTAVPSCPGWTLTDLVKHTGSVQRWFSALLRARVQEAPRTRDVDLLLPERQADYPDWLSDSATVAAQAFAATDPELPMWAWGADQHARFWARRMLFETLVHRIDADLALGRRAIVERPLAVDGIDEFLVNLPFATPFAPDVVKLRGPGSTIRFDATDGAESWLVRLRPDGFGLDADTGAAEATRTAGTADATVQASAADLLLLVYGRLRLDAAAFSHDGDEDLLALWFANSAF, from the coding sequence ATGAACTCGTCGGACCGGACCGCACGACCCGTCCATGGACCCGCCGCGGTCGACCACCGCGCCGCGGTCGCGGCGGAGACCGCCCGATTCGTCGCCGCCCTGGAGGACGCCGACCTGACGACCGCCGTGCCGAGCTGCCCCGGGTGGACACTGACCGACCTGGTCAAGCACACCGGCAGCGTCCAGCGGTGGTTCTCGGCGCTGCTGCGTGCACGCGTCCAGGAGGCGCCGCGCACGCGGGACGTCGACCTGCTGCTCCCGGAGCGGCAGGCGGACTACCCCGACTGGCTGTCCGACAGTGCGACCGTGGCCGCTCAGGCCTTCGCGGCCACCGACCCGGAGCTGCCCATGTGGGCGTGGGGCGCCGATCAGCACGCTCGTTTCTGGGCACGCCGGATGCTCTTCGAGACCCTGGTGCATCGGATCGACGCCGACCTCGCCCTGGGTCGCCGGGCTATTGTCGAGCGGCCGTTGGCGGTCGACGGGATCGACGAGTTCCTCGTCAATCTGCCGTTCGCCACGCCCTTCGCGCCCGATGTCGTCAAGCTGCGCGGCCCCGGGAGCACCATCCGCTTCGACGCGACCGACGGTGCGGAGTCCTGGCTCGTCCGGCTGCGCCCCGACGGCTTCGGGCTGGACGCGGACACCGGTGCCGCCGAGGCCACCCGGACCGCTGGGACCGCCGACGCGACCGTTCAGGCAAGCGCGGCCGATCTGCTGCTGCTCGTCTACGGTCGACTGCGCCTCGATGCGGCGGCCTTCAGCCACGACGGGGACGAGGATCTGCTGGCGCTCTGGTTCGCCAACTCCGCGTTCTGA
- a CDS encoding SCO6745 family protein, whose translation MTLDTDRDRLALARETWRTLEPYHGAVYFSPEAAAQYAELGVDAKTGYFASRSAALGAATADLVIATFYNFHPELVRRAIPAAWEAAAPERFTAARLTGIDATLRRILGTEVDSPQMARAAELARALADTAVGHPQGRPLFAAHAALPWPSAPHLVLWHAQTLLREFRGDGHVGALLTAGLSGLEALVTHAAAGDVDAGVLRDSRAWTPQEWDEAVQGLRERGWLDGGPDLALSEDGARRRAEIEETTDRLAALPYLTLGPAGCAELCSLVRPFSIAVAKELLPWAVGRLSAGKA comes from the coding sequence ATGACCCTTGACACAGACCGCGACCGCCTCGCCCTCGCGCGCGAGACCTGGAGGACCCTGGAGCCGTACCACGGGGCCGTCTACTTCTCGCCCGAAGCCGCCGCTCAGTACGCCGAGTTGGGCGTGGACGCCAAGACCGGTTACTTCGCGTCCCGTTCGGCCGCACTCGGCGCCGCCACGGCGGATCTGGTGATCGCCACGTTCTACAACTTCCATCCCGAACTCGTGCGCCGGGCGATACCCGCGGCATGGGAGGCCGCCGCCCCGGAGCGGTTCACCGCTGCCCGGCTCACGGGGATCGACGCCACGCTCCGCCGCATCCTCGGCACGGAGGTCGACTCACCGCAGATGGCCCGCGCGGCGGAACTCGCCCGCGCCCTGGCCGACACAGCCGTGGGTCACCCGCAGGGCCGCCCCCTCTTCGCCGCGCACGCCGCACTGCCGTGGCCGAGCGCCCCCCACCTCGTGCTCTGGCACGCGCAGACCCTGCTGAGGGAGTTCCGTGGCGACGGCCACGTGGGGGCACTGCTGACGGCCGGGCTGAGCGGGCTCGAGGCACTCGTCACGCACGCCGCCGCGGGCGACGTCGACGCCGGGGTGCTGCGCGACTCCCGGGCCTGGACGCCCCAGGAGTGGGACGAGGCCGTGCAGGGCCTGCGCGAGCGTGGCTGGCTCGATGGCGGGCCGGACCTGGCGCTGTCCGAGGACGGTGCCCGGCGCAGAGCGGAGATCGAGGAGACCACCGACCGGCTGGCCGCCCTCCCCTATCTCACGCTCGGCCCTGCGGGCTGCGCCGAACTGTGTTCGCTGGTAAGGCCGTTCAGCATCGCGGTGGCCAAGGAGCTCCTCCCGTGGGCGGTCGGCCGCCTGAGCGCGGGGAAGGCTTGA
- a CDS encoding sensor histidine kinase, whose translation MNTVAPAPTPTTRALTWCLHLLVIGLLTLAAGRAVAGDPPHPGGTVAAAALCASVYATGPLVRRHRRPRRAAALWLAAVGVMWLVLLALSPEAVWVAFPLYFLQLHLLPRRAALVAVGATAAAAAAGFAAHQDAFSPAMAIGPGLGAAVAIAVVLGYQALYRESEQRRALIEELTATRADLAVAQHTAGVLAERDRLAREIHDTLAQGFSSIQLLLSAAGRALPGSPDTAARHVEQARQAAVDNLAEARRFVAALVPPGLDDATLPDALERLCATTSARHRLTARFRLTGAPAPLPAAHEVALLRIAQSALANTVRHAEATTADVTLGYHGDHVALGVADDGRGFDPEGLPAPDPTTGGFGLVAMRARAQAAGGTLAVDSAADHGTTLTARLPLTPSSETRPEARP comes from the coding sequence GTGAACACCGTCGCCCCCGCCCCGACCCCGACCACCCGGGCCCTGACCTGGTGCCTGCACCTGCTGGTCATCGGCCTGCTCACCCTGGCCGCCGGCCGGGCCGTGGCCGGCGATCCGCCCCACCCCGGAGGGACCGTCGCCGCCGCAGCGCTGTGCGCTTCGGTGTACGCGACCGGCCCCCTCGTACGACGTCATCGGCGCCCGCGGCGCGCCGCCGCGCTGTGGCTGGCCGCCGTGGGCGTGATGTGGCTGGTGCTGCTCGCCCTGTCGCCCGAGGCGGTGTGGGTGGCCTTCCCGCTGTACTTCCTCCAGCTGCACCTGCTGCCCCGCCGCGCCGCCCTGGTGGCGGTGGGCGCCACGGCGGCAGCGGCCGCCGCGGGCTTCGCCGCCCACCAGGATGCCTTCAGCCCCGCCATGGCCATCGGTCCCGGTCTCGGCGCGGCCGTGGCGATCGCCGTGGTCCTGGGGTACCAGGCCCTGTACCGGGAGAGCGAACAGCGCCGCGCGCTGATCGAGGAGCTCACCGCCACCCGCGCCGACCTGGCCGTCGCCCAGCACACCGCGGGCGTGCTCGCCGAACGCGACCGCCTGGCGCGAGAGATCCACGACACGCTCGCGCAGGGCTTCTCCAGCATCCAACTGCTGCTGAGCGCGGCCGGACGGGCCCTGCCCGGCTCGCCGGACACGGCAGCGCGCCATGTGGAGCAGGCACGGCAGGCCGCCGTCGACAACCTCGCCGAGGCCCGCCGGTTCGTCGCCGCCCTGGTCCCGCCCGGGCTGGACGACGCCACCCTGCCCGACGCCCTGGAACGCCTCTGCGCCACCACCTCGGCCCGGCACCGTCTCACCGCCCGCTTCCGACTCACCGGTGCCCCCGCCCCCCTGCCGGCCGCGCACGAGGTCGCCCTGCTGCGCATCGCGCAGTCCGCCCTCGCCAACACCGTCCGCCATGCCGAGGCGACCACGGCCGACGTCACCCTCGGCTACCACGGTGACCACGTCGCCCTCGGGGTCGCCGACGACGGACGGGGCTTCGACCCCGAAGGCCTTCCGGCCCCCGACCCCACGACCGGCGGGTTCGGGCTGGTCGCGATGCGCGCCCGCGCCCAGGCCGCCGGAGGAACGCTCGCCGTCGACTCCGCGGCGGACCACGGCACCACGCTGACCGCGCGGCTGCCCCTCACCCCGTCGTCCGAGACCCGGCCGGAGGCCCGCCCGTGA